In one Nomascus leucogenys isolate Asia chromosome 13, Asia_NLE_v1, whole genome shotgun sequence genomic region, the following are encoded:
- the CST3 gene encoding cystatin-C: protein MAGPLRAPLLLLAILAVALAVSPAAGASPGKPPRLVGGPMDASVEEEGVRRALDFAVSEYNRASNDMYHSRALQVVRARKQIVAGVNYFLDVELGRTTCTKTQPNLDNCPLHDQPHLKRKAFCSFQIYAVPWQGTMTLSKSTCQDA from the exons ATGGCCGGGCCCCTGCGCGCCCCGCTGCTCCTGCTGGCCATCCTGGCCGTGGCCCTGGCCGTGAGCCCCGCGGCCGGCGCCAGTCCCGGGAAGCCGCCGCGCCTGGTGGGCGGGCCCATGGACGCCAGCGTGGAGGAGGAGGGTGTGCGTCGTGCACTGGACTTTGCCGTCAGCGAGTACAACAGAGCCAGCAACGACATGTACCACAGCCGCGCGCTGCAGGTGGTGCGCGCCCGCAAGCAG ATCGTAGCTGGGGTGAACTACTTCTTGGATGTGGAATTGGGCCGAACCACATGTACCAAGACCCAGCCCAACTTGGACAACTGCCCCCTCCATGACCAGCCACATCTGAAAAGG AAAGCATTCTGCTCTTTCCAGATCTACGCTGTGCCTTGGCAGGGCACAATGACCTTGTCGAAATCCACCTGTCAGGATGCCTAG